A portion of the Pedobacter cryoconitis genome contains these proteins:
- a CDS encoding purple acid phosphatase family protein: protein MNKSIYTAALLVIAAFTNIQAQDFNPKPFPDRVILTWKGNTAVSQTVTWRTDTTITGAKAQIKAEDSSPALEEAITAYDADSHVLSGGQNYATAKYHQVTFNNLKPGTVYAYRVGAGEYWSEWFQFTTASADQNKPFSFIYLGDAQNDIRSKWSRVIRKAFTHEPDARFIIHTGDLINRSNNDQEWGEWHYGGGFINGMVPSMPSPGNHEYVRDEKRKLVLDPHWGVQYTLPGNGPKGLEESVYYIDYQNVRVISLDSQMIILDEAAAKAEYEWLEKVLKENTKLWTVITFHHPIFSTAKSRDNKDFRERFKPLFDKYHIDLVLQGHDHTYSRGQNLPRGLSGREASGPVYLVSVAGPKMYKVDGAKWMNVSLENTQLFQVIHVDGGNLKFEAYKTSGELFDAFSLKKSNREHAAEFTDMNPAAKH from the coding sequence ATGAACAAATCTATATATACTGCTGCACTACTTGTTATTGCAGCGTTTACAAATATTCAAGCTCAGGACTTTAATCCAAAACCTTTTCCAGACCGCGTCATTTTAACCTGGAAAGGCAATACTGCTGTTAGTCAGACGGTAACCTGGCGTACTGATACTACAATTACAGGGGCTAAAGCACAAATTAAAGCGGAAGATTCCAGTCCTGCGCTGGAAGAGGCTATTACAGCTTATGATGCAGATTCACATGTATTGTCTGGTGGCCAGAATTATGCGACAGCGAAGTATCACCAGGTTACTTTTAACAACCTGAAGCCCGGAACGGTATATGCTTACCGCGTTGGTGCAGGTGAATATTGGAGTGAATGGTTCCAGTTTACCACAGCATCTGCAGATCAGAACAAGCCTTTTTCTTTTATTTATCTGGGGGATGCACAGAATGATATCCGTTCTAAATGGTCGCGCGTAATCCGTAAAGCATTTACTCATGAACCGGACGCACGTTTTATTATCCATACCGGTGATTTGATTAACCGGTCAAACAATGATCAGGAATGGGGCGAATGGCACTATGGTGGTGGTTTTATCAACGGAATGGTTCCGAGTATGCCTTCCCCTGGAAACCATGAGTATGTTCGTGATGAGAAAAGAAAGCTGGTTTTAGATCCGCATTGGGGTGTACAGTATACTTTGCCTGGAAATGGCCCGAAAGGTTTAGAGGAGTCTGTTTATTATATCGACTATCAAAATGTACGTGTGATATCATTGGATTCTCAAATGATTATCCTGGATGAGGCTGCTGCAAAGGCTGAGTATGAATGGCTGGAAAAGGTTTTAAAGGAAAACACAAAATTATGGACAGTGATCACTTTTCACCATCCTATTTTTTCTACGGCCAAAAGCAGGGATAATAAAGATTTCAGAGAGCGGTTTAAACCTTTATTTGACAAGTATCATATAGACCTTGTTTTGCAGGGACATGACCATACGTATAGCCGCGGACAGAATTTACCACGCGGATTATCTGGTAGAGAAGCCAGCGGACCAGTTTACCTGGTTTCTGTGGCCGGCCCTAAAATGTATAAGGTGGATGGCGCTAAGTGGATGAATGTTTCTTTGGAAAATACACAGTTGTTCCAGGTGATTCATGTGGATGGCGGAAACCTGAAGTTTGAAGCTTACAAAACCTCCGGAGAATTATTTGATGCTTTTTCGCTGAAAAAATCAAATAGGGAGCATGCCGCGGAATTTACAGATATGAACCCTGCTGCAAAGCATTAA
- a CDS encoding DHCW motif cupin fold protein, with protein MHSGGIPFQNTDWENIPAIQHPGETGVAYWKTLEFGDLRIRVVEYSENYKADHWCSKGHIIYCIEGEMISELADGSQHKLSKGMSYQVSDELSSHRTFSEYGVKLFIVDGSFLK; from the coding sequence ATGCATTCAGGAGGTATTCCTTTTCAGAACACAGATTGGGAGAATATTCCCGCGATACAGCATCCGGGAGAAACTGGTGTAGCTTATTGGAAAACTTTAGAATTTGGTGATTTACGGATCAGGGTAGTAGAGTACTCTGAAAACTATAAAGCAGATCATTGGTGCTCCAAAGGACATATCATTTATTGTATTGAAGGTGAAATGATTTCTGAATTGGCCGACGGGAGCCAGCATAAGCTTTCAAAGGGAATGTCTTACCAGGTTTCAGACGAATTGAGTTCGCACCGCACGTTTTCTGAATATGGTGTGAAGCTGTTTATTGTAGACGGTTCTTTTCTGAAGTAA
- a CDS encoding SusC/RagA family TonB-linked outer membrane protein: protein MKKSAVTNQLIFKVMRFLTLLYFMLTVLFFAAQASPLKAQELNNRISFNFKNGTLTELLKSIEKKTKLSFVYTNKDAVLNQQIDPVKAENEMVSSLLNRVLIPRQLTYIIQNNQIIIKKAVRVKGKVTDEKGLPVPGVSVLEKGSNNVSTTNLNGDYSLNVREPSATLLFRMMGYQPKEFVLKGETAVNISLIPDETGLSEVVITALGIKRNEKALGYSIATLKGSDVNTVKEVNVVNSIAGKVAGVNVVSTGSDPGSTAMITIRGQSSIASDNQPLFVVDGVPVAHSLRATSEVGRSSVDYGSPVADISPDDIESITILKGASAAALYGSRAGSGVVLITTKSGSSAKKGLGVSFNSNAMFDQVWMFPHFQNQFGAGEYTDDQAVSTTSAWGPRLDIGTKHLQWNSPLDAQSGKAIPTDWVSHPNNAKDFYNTGSTYTNNIAITGKNADGNYRLSYTNMVNKGIVPHTDLSRNTLNLAATYVLHPKVKISTNIGYVNNKSDNRPSAYRESVTQMVYSMPSNMNINDLKNYWKPGRENLEQFSPDDSDNSYFVAYEHTNGYDRNRITGNVQAVFDITNDLSLMVRTGLDLYNEAHETKRPFSAKRFKFGGYGVDNSFFKEQNTDFLLNYKKTLNQDWSFGLSVGGNQMDQTNRSTAMRTESLSIPGIYNINNARAGTITNAQYNSRKRINSLYGMGQAAFKNMVFLDVTGRNDWSSTLPAQNNSYFYPSVSLSTVLTDVFKLKSELLSFAKIRANWAQVGSDTDPYQLYNTIPFNQDWGDVKRATIEFNLKNNFLKPEIATSYEFGGDLRFLNNRLGLDVTWYKTNKRNQIINIPTTITSGASNRLINAGNIQNSGWEIGLNAVPVQGAFKWEINANFTKNENKVISLMEGLPEYSMGSADGDNIRYLIKEGTKIGDFYTPSYTKVPGGQYAGAALLDKTGHYIRNNAEYIKVGNYNPDFTIGFNNTFTYKNLTLNFLLDWRKGGNFYSYVVKSLINAGLTDNTIAGRDADTGGLPWVDSQGNKRNDGMIIPGYIASSDGTYNENKVIIAASDFYNNTYNKYYERLTYSASFLKLREASITYVFSKNVLRKLPISNLSISLIGRNLYTWTANGLGYDPETTMSVTEGFKLGVGHWTLPGTRSFGCKLSCNF, encoded by the coding sequence ATGAAAAAGTCCGCAGTGACTAATCAATTAATTTTTAAAGTAATGCGTTTCCTCACTCTCCTTTATTTTATGCTTACTGTCCTGTTCTTTGCTGCGCAAGCATCGCCTTTAAAGGCGCAGGAACTGAATAACAGGATAAGTTTCAATTTTAAAAACGGCACTTTAACAGAATTGCTGAAAAGCATAGAGAAGAAAACCAAGCTGTCTTTTGTTTACACCAATAAAGATGCAGTCTTAAATCAGCAGATTGATCCTGTTAAAGCCGAAAACGAAATGGTGAGCAGCCTGCTTAACCGGGTTTTGATCCCAAGACAATTAACTTACATCATCCAAAACAACCAGATCATTATTAAAAAGGCTGTTCGGGTCAAAGGTAAAGTTACGGATGAAAAAGGTTTACCTGTACCGGGGGTAAGTGTTTTGGAAAAAGGGAGTAATAATGTCAGCACGACCAATCTGAACGGCGATTATAGCTTAAATGTAAGAGAGCCATCCGCCACTCTGCTATTTAGAATGATGGGCTATCAGCCTAAAGAATTCGTGCTAAAGGGAGAAACAGCAGTCAATATCAGCCTTATTCCGGATGAAACTGGTTTATCTGAAGTAGTGATTACTGCTTTGGGTATTAAGCGGAATGAAAAAGCGCTCGGTTACTCTATCGCTACCCTAAAAGGCAGCGATGTGAATACGGTAAAAGAAGTGAATGTGGTGAATTCCATTGCCGGAAAGGTAGCGGGTGTAAATGTGGTGAGTACGGGCTCTGATCCGGGATCTACTGCGATGATTACCATTCGCGGACAATCATCTATTGCAAGCGATAACCAGCCACTTTTTGTAGTGGACGGTGTTCCTGTAGCACATTCGCTGCGGGCTACTTCCGAAGTTGGCCGTTCTTCTGTAGATTATGGAAGCCCGGTTGCTGATATCAGCCCTGATGATATTGAAAGCATCACCATCTTAAAAGGAGCCAGTGCTGCGGCTTTATATGGCAGCAGGGCAGGAAGTGGAGTGGTATTGATTACCACCAAAAGCGGTTCATCAGCTAAAAAAGGCTTGGGTGTAAGCTTCAACTCCAATGCGATGTTTGACCAGGTGTGGATGTTTCCGCATTTCCAGAATCAGTTTGGTGCAGGGGAATATACGGATGATCAGGCAGTGAGCACTACCTCGGCCTGGGGCCCGCGCCTGGATATAGGAACCAAACATTTGCAATGGAACAGCCCGCTTGATGCCCAAAGCGGAAAAGCTATACCTACCGACTGGGTATCACACCCAAATAATGCTAAAGATTTTTACAATACAGGTTCTACCTATACGAATAACATTGCCATCACCGGTAAAAATGCAGATGGCAATTACAGGTTATCTTATACCAATATGGTCAATAAAGGGATTGTCCCGCATACAGATCTGAGCAGAAATACCTTAAACCTGGCAGCGACTTATGTATTGCATCCTAAAGTAAAAATCAGTACCAATATTGGTTATGTAAATAATAAAAGCGATAACCGCCCTTCTGCTTACAGGGAAAGCGTGACGCAAATGGTTTATTCCATGCCTTCCAATATGAATATTAATGATTTGAAGAATTACTGGAAACCAGGCCGGGAAAACTTAGAACAATTTTCTCCGGATGATTCTGATAACTCCTACTTTGTCGCTTATGAACATACCAATGGCTACGATAGAAACCGTATAACCGGAAACGTACAAGCAGTATTTGATATCACGAATGATTTAAGCTTAATGGTGCGTACCGGACTTGATCTATACAATGAAGCGCATGAGACCAAACGTCCTTTTAGTGCGAAGCGATTTAAATTCGGTGGTTATGGGGTAGATAATTCTTTCTTCAAGGAGCAGAATACAGATTTCCTGCTTAATTATAAGAAAACGCTGAACCAGGATTGGTCTTTCGGTTTGTCGGTTGGTGGGAACCAAATGGACCAGACCAATAGAAGTACTGCTATGCGTACCGAAAGTCTGAGTATTCCAGGGATTTATAATATCAATAATGCACGTGCAGGAACGATCACCAATGCACAGTATAATTCCCGTAAACGAATCAACAGTTTATATGGAATGGGACAGGCTGCATTTAAGAACATGGTATTTCTGGATGTAACCGGCAGAAATGACTGGTCAAGTACCTTGCCTGCTCAGAATAATTCTTATTTCTATCCTTCAGTTTCATTAAGCACTGTTTTAACGGATGTGTTTAAGCTCAAATCTGAGCTGTTATCCTTTGCTAAAATCAGGGCGAACTGGGCACAGGTAGGGAGTGACACTGATCCTTACCAACTCTACAATACAATCCCTTTTAACCAGGATTGGGGAGATGTGAAAAGGGCGACCATTGAGTTTAACCTGAAAAACAATTTCTTAAAGCCTGAAATCGCAACTTCTTATGAGTTCGGTGGAGACCTGCGCTTTTTGAACAACAGGTTAGGTCTGGATGTGACCTGGTATAAAACCAACAAAAGAAACCAGATAATTAATATCCCAACAACGATTACTTCTGGTGCATCGAACCGTTTAATCAATGCCGGAAACATTCAGAATAGTGGTTGGGAAATTGGCTTGAATGCGGTTCCCGTTCAAGGTGCATTTAAATGGGAAATCAATGCAAACTTTACCAAGAATGAAAATAAGGTAATCTCATTAATGGAGGGCTTGCCTGAATATTCTATGGGGAGTGCCGATGGGGATAATATTCGTTATTTAATAAAAGAAGGAACTAAAATAGGAGATTTTTATACACCAAGTTATACTAAAGTTCCAGGCGGACAGTATGCCGGAGCAGCTTTACTGGATAAAACAGGACATTATATCCGTAATAACGCTGAATATATAAAAGTTGGAAACTATAATCCTGATTTTACCATTGGTTTTAACAATACTTTCACTTATAAAAACCTGACGCTTAATTTCCTTCTGGACTGGCGCAAAGGTGGTAACTTCTACTCTTATGTGGTTAAAAGTCTGATCAATGCAGGTTTAACGGATAATACCATTGCCGGCAGAGATGCAGACACCGGAGGTCTGCCATGGGTTGATTCGCAAGGTAACAAGCGCAACGACGGAATGATAATTCCTGGTTATATAGCGAGTTCAGATGGTACTTATAATGAAAATAAAGTCATTATTGCAGCGTCTGATTTTTACAATAACACTTACAATAAGTATTATGAGCGTTTAACCTATTCTGCTTCTTTTCTGAAGCTCAGGGAAGCTTCTATAACCTATGTGTTTAGTAAAAATGTGTTGCGTAAACTTCCGATAAGCAACCTTTCTATTTCGTTGATCGGCAGGAACTTATATACCTGGACTGCGAATGGCCTGGGTTATGATCCGGAAACTACGATGAGTGTTACCGAAGGGTTTAAATTGGGTGTTGGCCATTGGACCTTACCAGGGACACGCTCTTTTGGCTGTAAATTAAGTTGTAATTTTTAA
- a CDS encoding Hsp70 family protein gives MSKFLYGIDFGTTNSALSIYDEEKKEIISTITVPSLLYFQQEQSATLPLNYVVGENAIDAYLSDGMKGRFIKSIKQILSRSSFIETRIHNKRYNASDLVALILKDLKTKADEIIGYDCQKAVIGRPVFFDDDSASKDTLAQTRLSKAAENAGFTAVRFQFEPIGAAFAYEKTITKKEKVLVADLGGGTTDFTYLMLDPDHSGNKDRRNDMIASGGIYIGGDSFDSAFMWDKGTPYFGKNTLYEATPGKVLTVPMSLFANICTWDKMNFFNGLRIQKDLQDYYHYSKKDRKFKNLITLIDHNLGYSIFRAIEKTKITLSDEQVSQFTYSNMEIEIDEEVSREQYAAVIEKDIKKISVYLDEFMLKNKIKPEEIDSLFLTGGSSLVGGVQDLFRNKFPHIPVNSGDNFTSVAKGLAYSGYLFDAD, from the coding sequence ATGAGTAAGTTTCTATATGGAATTGATTTTGGAACAACCAATTCTGCACTATCTATTTATGACGAAGAAAAGAAAGAAATCATAAGTACTATAACAGTTCCTTCGCTCTTGTATTTTCAGCAAGAACAAAGTGCAACCCTGCCCTTAAATTACGTGGTGGGTGAAAATGCTATCGATGCTTATCTAAGCGATGGGATGAAGGGAAGGTTTATCAAATCTATCAAGCAAATCTTATCCAGAAGCAGTTTTATAGAAACACGGATTCATAATAAAAGATACAATGCATCCGACCTTGTCGCTTTAATCCTGAAAGACTTAAAAACCAAAGCTGATGAAATCATCGGATATGATTGTCAGAAGGCTGTGATTGGTCGCCCTGTATTTTTTGATGATGATAGTGCATCCAAAGATACCCTGGCGCAAACAAGATTGAGTAAAGCAGCTGAAAATGCAGGTTTCACAGCAGTACGTTTTCAGTTTGAGCCCATTGGTGCTGCTTTTGCTTACGAGAAGACGATTACAAAAAAAGAAAAAGTACTGGTAGCCGATTTAGGTGGGGGAACGACAGATTTCACTTACCTGATGCTTGATCCTGATCATTCCGGCAACAAAGACAGAAGAAATGATATGATAGCCTCTGGTGGTATTTATATCGGTGGAGACAGCTTTGATTCTGCTTTTATGTGGGATAAAGGCACACCATATTTCGGGAAGAATACCTTATATGAAGCTACGCCCGGAAAAGTGCTGACTGTTCCAATGTCGCTTTTCGCGAATATCTGTACCTGGGATAAAATGAACTTCTTTAACGGGTTGAGGATACAAAAAGACTTACAGGATTATTACCACTATTCTAAAAAAGACAGGAAGTTCAAAAACCTGATTACGCTAATTGATCATAACCTGGGTTATTCTATCTTTCGTGCTATTGAAAAAACAAAAATTACTTTATCTGATGAGCAGGTTTCTCAATTTACCTATTCAAATATGGAAATTGAAATAGATGAAGAAGTTTCCAGAGAACAATATGCTGCAGTAATTGAAAAAGATATCAAAAAGATCAGTGTTTATCTTGATGAATTCATGTTAAAAAATAAGATCAAACCTGAAGAAATTGATAGTTTATTCCTTACCGGCGGAAGCTCATTAGTTGGAGGCGTACAAGATCTTTTCAGGAATAAATTCCCTCATATCCCGGTAAATTCGGGAGATAATTTTACAAGCGTTGCCAAAGGCCTTGCTTATAGCGGTTATTTATTCGATGCAGATTAA
- a CDS encoding XRE family transcriptional regulator yields MENTENQRLKIFRKSLNKTQMEFGMVTGLKQGSFADVERGKVKVSGDIKNALFKEFSLNIEWLETGKGEMTVNTVKPNARSIGEIQYPLDFTDSPFIDLGDGQYLMVVPLVNEYAYAGYLSGYKDTEYLEVLPKHTIIVDKYHKGSYRAFEIVGDSMDDNTKESISDGSIATGREIQQHLWTSKFHTHRFKDYVIVHRKMGIIAKRISNHDTETGIITCHSLNPDKVAYPDFDIHLDEVKQIFNIVNVLQKR; encoded by the coding sequence ATGGAAAATACTGAAAATCAACGTCTTAAAATATTCAGGAAATCACTCAATAAAACTCAAATGGAGTTCGGGATGGTTACCGGACTAAAACAAGGAAGTTTCGCGGATGTCGAAAGAGGAAAAGTGAAGGTTTCCGGAGATATCAAAAATGCACTTTTTAAAGAATTTTCTTTAAATATAGAATGGTTGGAAACTGGCAAAGGGGAAATGACTGTGAATACCGTAAAACCAAATGCCAGATCAATTGGCGAAATACAATATCCCTTAGACTTTACGGACTCTCCTTTTATAGACCTGGGAGATGGGCAGTATTTAATGGTGGTACCTTTAGTGAATGAATATGCTTATGCTGGCTATTTATCCGGCTACAAGGACACTGAGTATTTAGAAGTATTACCAAAGCATACAATAATCGTGGACAAATATCATAAAGGCAGTTACAGAGCATTTGAAATAGTTGGTGACAGTATGGATGATAACACTAAAGAGAGTATCAGCGATGGAAGTATTGCCACTGGAAGAGAAATCCAGCAGCACCTGTGGACTTCTAAATTTCATACCCACAGATTTAAAGATTATGTCATTGTACACCGTAAGATGGGTATTATCGCGAAACGGATCTCAAACCATGATACTGAAACGGGTATCATTACTTGCCATTCGTTAAATCCGGACAAAGTTGCCTATCCTGATTTCGATATTCATCTTGATGAAGTGAAACAGATATTTAATATTGTGAACGTTCTGCAGAAAAGATAA
- a CDS encoding RNA polymerase sigma-70 factor: MGENNTVGFNGDDVNNFDGKAFGELYRRMYPTLKKYAIYLVKDVEEAQLILNDVFIAIWKNNTRISNEKAYLFRAVKNASTNYHKVSRINFLHLEEEELPDILDETADPAQLYLDKDRNRILYSLIDQMPERRRLVFYLFRIDGFSYKEIAALLDISVRTVEDHLVKGFQFLQERVLKNEAEFR, encoded by the coding sequence ATGGGCGAAAACAATACTGTCGGATTTAACGGAGATGATGTAAATAATTTCGATGGAAAAGCATTCGGGGAGCTTTACCGGCGCATGTATCCTACGCTAAAAAAATATGCGATTTACCTGGTAAAGGATGTTGAAGAAGCTCAACTTATTCTGAATGACGTGTTTATTGCCATCTGGAAAAATAATACCCGGATTTCAAATGAAAAAGCATATTTGTTCCGGGCAGTAAAAAATGCTTCAACGAATTACCATAAGGTTTCCAGGATAAATTTTCTGCACCTGGAGGAAGAAGAATTGCCTGACATTCTGGATGAAACAGCAGATCCTGCTCAGCTTTACCTCGATAAGGATCGCAACAGGATCTTATACAGCTTGATTGATCAGATGCCAGAACGCAGGCGTTTGGTTTTCTATCTATTCCGTATAGACGGTTTTAGCTACAAAGAAATCGCCGCTTTATTGGATATTTCAGTCAGAACAGTCGAAGATCATTTGGTTAAAGGCTTTCAGTTCTTGCAGGAAAGGGTGCTGAAAAACGAAGCAGAATTCAGGTAA
- a CDS encoding SusD/RagB family nutrient-binding outer membrane lipoprotein, producing MKFRYKTILVLFMAILSACTKDFDKINTNPNSPETTNTEFLMSEVILSTAYAYQENSVGRRPASAARYLTLIRNTGYDLFDWGPVDWDDTYARLSVNKTLLETAKSRSENQYVAISKIMKAFNFAYLTDLYGDIPYAQALQSKESNLIYPEYDQQQVIYPDLLRELQEANELLKGSTGEINAKGDVLFNGKALQWRKFANTLRLRMLLRISKVYGAAFTEMQTMVNDKSTYPVFESSADNAAVAYLGNLAAYSWPGGPLAMIDFDYQKTKVSKELVDRLVQRNDPRLGLWVEPVKSTTGSTVDLNKYVGVPNAIDAPAAYNGGEDHVSVFSSSFFRKNGGSTNPLLNASLITYTEQCFILAEAIQKGKITVPGETAESMYYKGIKESMKSYGLTAPSNYFDQALVKYDGTLEQLITQKWIAMLFKGSEGWFDQRRTGYPAFVTGPLAAGRGIPKRYVFPDSESAKNKLNYQKAIAAFGPDKESTLMWYLK from the coding sequence ATGAAATTCAGATATAAAACTATCCTGGTGTTGTTCATGGCCATACTGAGTGCCTGCACCAAGGATTTCGACAAAATCAATACCAATCCTAATTCTCCGGAAACGACCAATACAGAGTTCCTGATGTCCGAAGTGATCTTGTCTACAGCTTATGCTTACCAGGAAAATTCAGTGGGCAGAAGACCTGCTTCTGCTGCAAGATATCTTACACTGATCCGTAATACTGGTTATGACCTGTTTGACTGGGGACCGGTGGACTGGGACGATACCTACGCACGTTTATCGGTGAATAAAACCTTGCTGGAAACTGCAAAAAGCCGTTCCGAGAATCAGTACGTCGCAATCAGTAAAATTATGAAGGCTTTTAATTTTGCTTACCTGACTGATCTGTATGGAGATATTCCTTATGCTCAGGCGCTGCAGTCGAAAGAAAGTAACCTCATTTATCCTGAATATGATCAGCAACAGGTTATTTATCCTGATTTATTGAGAGAATTGCAGGAGGCTAACGAGCTGCTGAAAGGAAGTACGGGAGAGATTAATGCTAAAGGTGATGTGCTGTTCAATGGCAAGGCCTTGCAATGGCGTAAGTTTGCCAACACTTTGCGCTTAAGGATGTTATTGCGGATTTCTAAAGTATATGGTGCCGCATTTACAGAGATGCAGACCATGGTGAATGACAAGAGCACTTATCCTGTTTTTGAAAGTAGTGCCGATAATGCAGCAGTTGCTTATCTGGGGAATTTAGCTGCCTATAGCTGGCCTGGAGGCCCATTGGCGATGATTGATTTTGATTATCAAAAGACAAAGGTAAGTAAGGAGCTGGTAGACAGACTTGTTCAAAGAAATGATCCGCGATTAGGTCTTTGGGTAGAACCAGTTAAAAGTACGACAGGTTCAACTGTAGATCTTAATAAATATGTTGGCGTGCCTAATGCTATTGATGCACCTGCTGCTTATAATGGGGGAGAGGACCATGTCTCTGTTTTCTCTTCTTCTTTTTTCAGAAAAAATGGTGGATCCACTAACCCTTTATTGAATGCCAGTCTGATCACTTATACTGAGCAATGTTTTATTCTGGCTGAGGCTATCCAGAAAGGTAAAATCACTGTGCCGGGAGAAACTGCAGAGTCGATGTATTATAAGGGAATCAAGGAGTCCATGAAAAGTTATGGACTTACAGCACCCTCAAATTACTTTGACCAGGCCCTGGTTAAATATGATGGCACATTGGAACAGTTGATCACTCAGAAATGGATAGCGATGCTGTTTAAAGGGTCGGAAGGCTGGTTTGATCAGCGCCGAACTGGTTATCCTGCTTTTGTTACCGGTCCTTTGGCTGCGGGCAGGGGAATTCCAAAACGTTATGTTTTTCCAGATTCTGAAAGTGCTAAAAATAAGTTGAATTACCAGAAAGCTATCGCTGCTTTCGGCCCTGACAAAGAATCCACGCTAATGTGGTACCTGAAATAA
- a CDS encoding FecR family protein produces MDQENWKFVMDYLSAKEHASGDVQKIEQEEKKIQEWLSKDSGHQKELDQALWLWKHTATLPENDEWKESFNVIQASLLQEAPQKTINFKIWLAVAAIFTAVALFTLFYKIQQPVLQQTSMAWITKSASSGKMINVMLPDGTQIWLNSCSSISYPENLRHADLRTVKLKGEAFFKVKRDVKHPFIVHSLNIQTRVLGTSFNIRAWQGQQTEVTVLTGKVAVSRDSAGTQSAAIHLLPNQKAAGNSAKLHLENVEDAQTAIGWTEGKMVFDQLPVKEVFETLERRYAVKIIADQSFKGCKLTAKFNNVSLNEVLKTLQMTLDIHYTINKHTIYIKGGKCN; encoded by the coding sequence ATGGATCAAGAGAACTGGAAATTTGTAATGGATTATTTATCCGCAAAGGAGCATGCCAGCGGCGACGTTCAGAAAATTGAACAAGAAGAGAAAAAGATACAAGAGTGGCTTAGTAAAGATTCCGGACATCAGAAAGAACTGGATCAGGCTTTATGGTTATGGAAGCATACTGCAACGCTGCCGGAAAATGACGAATGGAAGGAAAGTTTCAATGTTATTCAAGCTTCTTTACTTCAGGAGGCACCACAAAAGACCATTAACTTTAAAATCTGGCTAGCTGTTGCCGCTATTTTTACGGCAGTAGCCTTGTTCACTTTATTCTATAAAATACAGCAACCGGTTTTACAGCAGACCAGTATGGCCTGGATCACAAAATCGGCAAGTTCCGGAAAGATGATTAACGTGATGTTGCCAGACGGTACACAAATCTGGTTAAACTCCTGCAGTAGTATCAGCTATCCGGAGAACCTTCGACATGCTGATTTAAGAACGGTAAAACTTAAAGGTGAAGCCTTTTTTAAAGTCAAAAGGGATGTGAAGCATCCTTTTATAGTTCATAGTTTGAACATCCAGACGCGCGTGCTTGGAACAAGTTTTAATATCCGTGCCTGGCAAGGACAGCAAACCGAAGTCACGGTGCTCACAGGTAAAGTGGCCGTTTCCAGAGATTCAGCAGGAACACAATCGGCAGCTATTCACTTATTGCCAAATCAAAAGGCTGCCGGTAATTCTGCTAAACTACATTTGGAAAATGTAGAAGATGCCCAGACTGCTATTGGCTGGACTGAAGGCAAAATGGTTTTTGATCAGTTACCTGTAAAAGAAGTTTTTGAGACTTTAGAAAGGAGATACGCAGTGAAAATTATTGCAGACCAGTCCTTTAAAGGCTGTAAACTCACCGCGAAATTTAATAATGTCAGCTTAAACGAAGTATTGAAGACCCTTCAAATGACTTTAGATATCCATTACACAATCAATAAACACACCATTTATATAAAAGGAGGTAAATGTAATTAG
- a CDS encoding glycoside hydrolase family 108 protein codes for MSDFSIAKQLTGINEGGYVNDPNDKGGETYAGISRNNWSGWRGWLIIDGLKDTNGVSAALINQKAKANVQLTQLIWSFYKQNFWDINQLSLIHDQQLANTVYDFGVNSGTVRAAKYLQDSVKLVSAIKLSSDGIIGPLTLQAVNKSDPAKLTLIYNSKRQAFYSSIAKGTQARFLKSWLSRIKPYKT; via the coding sequence ATGAGTGATTTCAGCATAGCAAAACAGTTGACAGGAATAAATGAAGGCGGATATGTGAATGATCCGAATGATAAAGGAGGAGAGACTTATGCGGGTATCTCCAGAAATAATTGGTCCGGATGGAGAGGCTGGCTGATCATTGACGGGCTGAAAGATACGAATGGTGTTTCTGCTGCGCTGATCAACCAGAAGGCAAAAGCCAATGTGCAGTTAACTCAACTGATCTGGTCTTTTTACAAACAGAATTTTTGGGATATCAATCAGTTGAGTTTGATTCATGATCAGCAGCTGGCCAATACGGTTTATGATTTCGGAGTGAATTCCGGAACGGTAAGGGCGGCTAAATATTTACAGGATTCAGTTAAGCTGGTCTCTGCTATAAAGCTGTCTTCAGACGGCATTATAGGCCCCTTAACTCTCCAGGCAGTCAATAAAAGTGACCCAGCTAAACTTACTTTAATATATAACAGTAAAAGACAGGCTTTTTACAGTTCGATCGCAAAAGGGACACAGGCCAGGTTCCTGAAAAGTTGGTTAAGCAGGATTAAACCTTATAAAACTTAA